A window of Chromohalobacter canadensis genomic DNA:
GCACCCGCACCAGGAGGGTGAGACGCAAGAAGAAGGCGCCGGGCCACCCCAGATGCCACGCGACTACGCTGAGGGCACTCAGGGCACACTCTCGGAAGACTATGGCCTCGAACCACGCAAACAGCGCGTCACCGAAGAAGAGACAACGCCGCCGCGCTACTGAGATTAGAATCTGCCAGGCAACCTTCTTGGACGCCCCTCACGCTTGCCACAATACCTAGGCGCCGGCCACTCTCAATGCTCGGCGCCTTCTTGTTTCGGAACCGCTCAGGCGGGGTTGTCGATATCCACGAAACGATGCGTTATGTCGAAACGTGACGCCAGCCAATCCCCCAAAGCCCTGACGCCATCACGCTCGGTGGCGTGATGGCCGGCCGCTACATAGGTCACGCCCATTTCCCGCGCCATATGCGTGGTGCGCTCGGAAATTTCTCCCGAAATGAAGGCATCGACACCCGCCTCGGCCGCCAGCGGCAACATATCCTGTGCTCCGCCGGTGCACCACGCGACACGCTTGATCGACCGAGCGTGTCCCGCTATGACCAAGGGCTCACGCCCCAATCGTCGTTCTACATGTGCAGCGAATGCGGCATGATCCATCGGCGACGACATATTCCCATGCCATAAGAGGCCCCGCCCGAGCGCACCATCGAGACAGCCTGACGGCGTGAGGTCGAGCCGCTTGGCGAGCTGCACATTATTGCCCAACGTCGCGTGTGCATCCAACGGCAGGTGATATGCCAACAGATTGATATCATGCGCCATCAACGTGGCCAGGCGACGGCGCTTCATCCCCGTGACCGCTACCGGTTCGTTCTTCCAAAAATAACCATGATGGACGAGCACCAGATCCGCTTTCCAGGCCACAGCTTCATCGAGCAATGCTTGGTTGGCGGTGACGCCACTCATCACGCGCGCCACCGTGTCACGCCCTTCCACTTGCAGGCCATTGAGGGTGTAGTCCTTGAAGTCGCCGCACTGCAATTCGGACTCAATAGCGGCGATCAATTCTTGTCGA
This region includes:
- a CDS encoding Nif3-like dinuclear metal center hexameric protein — encoded protein: MSARQELIAAIESELQCGDFKDYTLNGLQVEGRDTVARVMSGVTANQALLDEAVAWKADLVLVHHGYFWKNEPVAVTGMKRRRLATLMAHDINLLAYHLPLDAHATLGNNVQLAKRLDLTPSGCLDGALGRGLLWHGNMSSPMDHAAFAAHVERRLGREPLVIAGHARSIKRVAWCTGGAQDMLPLAAEAGVDAFISGEISERTTHMAREMGVTYVAAGHHATERDGVRALGDWLASRFDITHRFVDIDNPA